The genomic interval CATATCCAAACAGAGACATCTGCCCATAAGAACAATCTCACGGTCCGTCGTGGTGAACAATACACAGTATTTGGCAAAACTTCCCCTTTTGTGTTAGCTATTCCTGTCAGGCCGTGTGTTTCAGTAACCAAGAACTcaaatcaaatattaaaacataaatatttgttgagagaaaaatttgaaaatcaggaaAGTGACCTCATTCGTgttgaaaataagtatttgacCCAATTTGAAAATGGCCTTGGACTGACCTTTCATTCAAATGTTTCTGAGAATCATAGATTTATAACGGAAGAAGAAAGTGTTAGGTGGCAACAACGTGAGGGGCCCCTCAGAAAGAGGTCAGCCCAACAAAATTATGAGACGATTTTGAATGGACAGAGAATTGCTGTTTGCAGTGAATCTGAGACAAAATTTAACCAGGGCTCCAACATTAAGAAATGTCTCCATATTCATTTGCCAGAAAACCATTTTGAATGTAATAAACGTGAGGAAGTCTTGtctcaaagacctaaacatatcCTACAGAGGAGTGCGCATCTGGGAGACAATCCTTATAAATATAGAGACTGTTTGAACGCTCTGCAGCTGTCCTCCAGTGTTGGTGATCATCAGACAACTTGTGTGGGACAAAAGCCATCCACATGTAATAAGTCTGGAAACACAGTTAGTCAGTCGCCGAGACTAAATATACATGAGACAATTAGTACTGGAGAGAAAAGGTACACTTGTAAGGACCTTGGCCTAGTCTTTCATTGGCACTCAACACTATCTCAACATCAGCAAATGCATGCTGGAGACAAGTCCTACAACGAATGTGGTAAAACCTTTAAGGACTGCTCATCACAGAATACCCAAGGGCAAATCCATATTAGAGAGAGACTTGACAAATGTCAACAATGTGGCAAGACTTTTAATAGGGACTCCTACCTTTCTAGACATCAGAGCATGCATattggagagaaaccttaccaatgtcaagaatgcaCCCAAGCCTTTAAAGGGAACTCAAACATCACTTATCACAGGGTTGACACTGAAGAAAAACCTTACCAATGTAGAGAATACGACAAGACCTTCCTCGAGCACTCACACCTTAGTCAACGTCTCGGAATTCATTCTgcagagaaaccttacaaatgtgaacaatgtggcaaggcctttacaaGACACTCAAGCCTAACTCAACATCAcaaaattcatactggagagaaaccttacaaatgtgaagaatgtggaAAGGCCTTTCGCCAGCAATCACACCTTATtctacatctcagaattcataccggagagaaaccttacacatGTGAAGAGTGTGGCAAGGCTTTTAGCCAGTACTCAAGCCTTACActacatctcagaattcatactggtgagaaaccaTACAGATGTCAAGagtgtggcaaggcctttagccAGTACTCACGCCTTACtctacatctcagaattcataccgGTGAGAAACCATACAAATGTGAAGAGTGTGGCAAGACCTTTATTAACCACTCAAGCCTTACTCGACATCTCAttattcatactggagagaaactttAC from Suricata suricatta isolate VVHF042 chromosome 7, meerkat_22Aug2017_6uvM2_HiC, whole genome shotgun sequence carries:
- the LOC115295645 gene encoding zinc finger protein 420-like isoform X4, with product MCLRRHLYTYFVSFVSEGQLTFRDVAVEFSQDEWGCLNHSQRELYADVMLETYGHLLSLGLLVSKPDLVIFLEHEKEMRGVKRQETVASHPAISSPCTQSFLPTSCLEHSLQKVSTGQHSALENFHLLIDPVNNGESEGHQTYHDGHIQTETSAHKNNLTVRRGEQYTVFGKTSPFVLAIPVRPCVSVTKNSNQILKHKYLLREKFENQESDLIRVENKYLTQFENGLGLTFHSNVSENHRFITEEESVRWQQREGPLRKRSAQQNYETILNGQRIAVCSESETKFNQGSNIKKCLHIHLPENHFECNKREEVLSQRPKHILQRSAHLGDNPYKYRDCLNALQLSSSVGDHQTTCVGQKPSTCNKSGNTVSQSPRLNIHETISTGEKRYTCKDLGLVFHWHSTLSQHQQMHAGDKSYNECGKTFKDCSSQNTQGQIHIRERLDKCQQCGKTFNRDSYLSRHQSMHIGEKPYQCQECTQAFKGNSNITYHRVDTEEKPYQCREYDKTFLEHSHLSQRLGIHSAEKPYKCEQCGKAFTRHSSLTQHHKIHTGEKPYKCEECGKAFRQQSHLILHLRIHTGEKPYTCEECGKAFSQYSSLTLHLRIHTGEKPYRCQECGKAFSQYSRLTLHLRIHTGEKPYKCEECGKTFINHSSLTRHLIIHTGEKLYKCEHCGKAFTKKSVLTVHHRIHTGEKPYKCEQCDKSFINHSSLTVHLRIHTGEKPYKCQECGKSFINHSGLTVHLRIHTGEKPYKCEQCGKAFTYHSSLTQHHRIHTGEKPYRCEECGKAFSQHSILSVHHRVHTGEKPYKCEECGKAFRLQSHLSQHHRIHTGDKPYRCEQCGKAFYRQSQLIRHHRVHTGEKPYKCQECGMAFSQHSILTNHHRVHTLEKPYKCEQCGKAFRLQSHLSQHLRIHTGEKPYKCQECGKVFIKPSHLNQHLRIHTGVKPYKCQECGKAFPWLSKLNRHHRIHTPSILQGPLEGVECDSGKWRPNGYLKGILIPNLHGVSQRKL
- the LOC115295645 gene encoding zinc finger protein 420-like isoform X2 — encoded protein: MCLRRHLYTYFVSFGQLTFRDVAVEFSQDEWGCLNHSQRELYADVMLETYGHLLSLGLLVSKPDLVIFLEHEKEMRGVKRQETVASHPAISSPCTQSFLPTSCLEHSLQKVSTGQHSALENFHLLIDPVNNGESEGHQTYHDGHIQTETSAHKNNLTVRRGEQYTVFGKTSPFVLAIPVRPCVSVTKNSNQILKHKYLLREKFENQESDLIRVENKYLTQFENGLGLTFHSNVSENHRFITEEESVRWQQREGPLRKRSAQQNYETILNGQRIAVCSESETKFNQGSNIKKCLHIHLPENHFECNKREEVLSQRPKHILQRSAHLGDNPYKYRDCLNALQLSSSVGDHQTTCVGQKPSTCNKSGNTVSQSPRLNIHETISTGEKRYTCKDLGLVFHWHSTLSQHQQMHAGDKSYNECGKTFKDCSSQNTQGQIHIRERLDKCQQCGKTFNRDSYLSRHQSMHIGEKPYQCQECTQAFKGNSNITYHRVDTEEKPYQCREYDKTFLEHSHLSQRLGIHSAEKPYKCEQCGKAFTRHSSLTQHHKIHTGEKPYKCEECGKAFRQQSHLILHLRIHTGEKPYTCEECGKAFSQYSSLTLHLRIHTGEKPYRCQECGKAFSQYSRLTLHLRIHTGEKPYKCEECGKTFINHSSLTRHLIIHTGEKLYKCEHCGKAFTKKSVLTVHHRIHTGEKPYKCEQCDKSFINHSSLTVHLRIHTGEKPYKCQECGKSFINHSGLTVHLRIHTGEKPYKCEQCGKAFTYHSSLTQHHRIHTGEKPYRCEECGKAFSQHSILSVHHRVHTGEKPYKCEECGKAFRLQSHLSQHHRIHTGDKPYRCEQCGKAFYRQSQLIRHHRVHTGEKPYKCQECGMAFSQHSILTNHHRVHTLEKPYKCEQCGKAFRLQSHLSQHLRIHTGEKPYKCQECGKVFIKPSHLNQHLRIHTGVKPYKCQECGKAFPWLSKLNRHHRIHTPSILQGPLEGVECDSGKWRPNGYLKGLFLILQLKLMEYRQFGLYIFWLWEVETLLWTRIFHS
- the LOC115295645 gene encoding zinc finger protein 420-like isoform X5, with amino-acid sequence MCLRRHLYTYFVSFVSEGQLTFRDVAVEFSQDEWGCLNHSQRELYADVMLETYGHLLSLGLLVSKPDLVIFLEHEKEMRGVKRQETVASHPAISSPCTQSFLPTSCLEHSLQKVSTGQHSALENFHLLIDPVNNGESEGHQTYHDGHIQTETSAHKNNLTVRRGEQYTVFGKTSPFVLAIPVRPCVSVTKNSNQILKHKYLLREKFENQESDLIRVENKYLTQFENGLGLTFHSNVSENHRFITEEESVRWQQREGPLRKRSAQQNYETILNGQRIAVCSESETKFNQGSNIKKCLHIHLPENHFECNKREEVLSQRPKHILQRSAHLGDNPYKYRDCLNALQLSSSVGDHQTTCVGQKPSTCNKSGNTVSQSPRLNIHETISTGEKRYTCKDLGLVFHWHSTLSQHQQMHAGDKSYNECGKTFKDCSSQNTQGQIHIRERLDKCQQCGKTFNRDSYLSRHQSMHIGEKPYQCQECTQAFKGNSNITYHRVDTEEKPYQCREYDKTFLEHSHLSQRLGIHSAEKPYKCEQCGKAFTRHSSLTQHHKIHTGEKPYKCEECGKAFRQQSHLILHLRIHTGEKPYTCEECGKAFSQYSSLTLHLRIHTGEKPYRCQECGKAFSQYSRLTLHLRIHTGEKPYKCEECGKTFINHSSLTRHLIIHTGEKLYKCEHCGKAFTKKSVLTVHHRIHTGEKPYKCEQCDKSFINHSSLTVHLRIHTGEKPYKCQECGKSFINHSGLTVHLRIHTGEKPYKCEQCGKAFTYHSSLTQHHRIHTGEKPYRCEECGKAFSQHSILSVHHRVHTGEKPYKCEECGKAFRLQSHLSQHHRIHTGDKPYRCEQCGKAFYRQSQLIRHHRVHTGEKPYKCQECGMAFSQHSILTNHHRVHTLEKPYKCEQCGKAFRLQSHLSQHLRIHTGEKPYKCQECGKVFIKPSHLNQHLRIHTGVKPYKCQECGKAFPWLSKLNRHHRIHTPSILQGPLEGVECDSGKWRPNGYLKMVPLM
- the LOC115295645 gene encoding zinc finger protein 420-like isoform X7 codes for the protein MLETYGHLLSLGLLVSKPDLVIFLEHEKEMRGVKRQETVASHPAISSPCTQSFLPTSCLEHSLQKVSTGQHSALENFHLLIDPVNNGESEGHQTYHDGHIQTETSAHKNNLTVRRGEQYTVFGKTSPFVLAIPVRPCVSVTKNSNQILKHKYLLREKFENQESDLIRVENKYLTQFENGLGLTFHSNVSENHRFITEEESVRWQQREGPLRKRSAQQNYETILNGQRIAVCSESETKFNQGSNIKKCLHIHLPENHFECNKREEVLSQRPKHILQRSAHLGDNPYKYRDCLNALQLSSSVGDHQTTCVGQKPSTCNKSGNTVSQSPRLNIHETISTGEKRYTCKDLGLVFHWHSTLSQHQQMHAGDKSYNECGKTFKDCSSQNTQGQIHIRERLDKCQQCGKTFNRDSYLSRHQSMHIGEKPYQCQECTQAFKGNSNITYHRVDTEEKPYQCREYDKTFLEHSHLSQRLGIHSAEKPYKCEQCGKAFTRHSSLTQHHKIHTGEKPYKCEECGKAFRQQSHLILHLRIHTGEKPYTCEECGKAFSQYSSLTLHLRIHTGEKPYRCQECGKAFSQYSRLTLHLRIHTGEKPYKCEECGKTFINHSSLTRHLIIHTGEKLYKCEHCGKAFTKKSVLTVHHRIHTGEKPYKCEQCDKSFINHSSLTVHLRIHTGEKPYKCQECGKSFINHSGLTVHLRIHTGEKPYKCEQCGKAFTYHSSLTQHHRIHTGEKPYRCEECGKAFSQHSILSVHHRVHTGEKPYKCEECGKAFRLQSHLSQHHRIHTGDKPYRCEQCGKAFYRQSQLIRHHRVHTGEKPYKCQECGMAFSQHSILTNHHRVHTLEKPYKCEQCGKAFRLQSHLSQHLRIHTGEKPYKCQECGKVFIKPSHLNQHLRIHTGVKPYKCQECGKAFPWLSKLNRHHRIHTPSILQGPLEGVECDSGKWRPNGYLKGLFLILQLKLMEYRQFGLYIFWLWEVETLLWTRIFHS
- the LOC115295645 gene encoding zinc finger protein 420-like isoform X3, yielding MVSSQGQLTFRDVAVEFSQDEWGCLNHSQRELYADVMLETYGHLLSLGLLVSKPDLVIFLEHEKEMRGVKRQETVASHPAISSPCTQSFLPTSCLEHSLQKVSTGQHSALENFHLLIDPVNNGESEGHQTYHDGHIQTETSAHKNNLTVRRGEQYTVFGKTSPFVLAIPVRPCVSVTKNSNQILKHKYLLREKFENQESDLIRVENKYLTQFENGLGLTFHSNVSENHRFITEEESVRWQQREGPLRKRSAQQNYETILNGQRIAVCSESETKFNQGSNIKKCLHIHLPENHFECNKREEVLSQRPKHILQRSAHLGDNPYKYRDCLNALQLSSSVGDHQTTCVGQKPSTCNKSGNTVSQSPRLNIHETISTGEKRYTCKDLGLVFHWHSTLSQHQQMHAGDKSYNECGKTFKDCSSQNTQGQIHIRERLDKCQQCGKTFNRDSYLSRHQSMHIGEKPYQCQECTQAFKGNSNITYHRVDTEEKPYQCREYDKTFLEHSHLSQRLGIHSAEKPYKCEQCGKAFTRHSSLTQHHKIHTGEKPYKCEECGKAFRQQSHLILHLRIHTGEKPYTCEECGKAFSQYSSLTLHLRIHTGEKPYRCQECGKAFSQYSRLTLHLRIHTGEKPYKCEECGKTFINHSSLTRHLIIHTGEKLYKCEHCGKAFTKKSVLTVHHRIHTGEKPYKCEQCDKSFINHSSLTVHLRIHTGEKPYKCQECGKSFINHSGLTVHLRIHTGEKPYKCEQCGKAFTYHSSLTQHHRIHTGEKPYRCEECGKAFSQHSILSVHHRVHTGEKPYKCEECGKAFRLQSHLSQHHRIHTGDKPYRCEQCGKAFYRQSQLIRHHRVHTGEKPYKCQECGMAFSQHSILTNHHRVHTLEKPYKCEQCGKAFRLQSHLSQHLRIHTGEKPYKCQECGKVFIKPSHLNQHLRIHTGVKPYKCQECGKAFPWLSKLNRHHRIHTPSILQGPLEGVECDSGKWRPNGYLKGLFLILQLKLMEYRQFGLYIFWLWEVETLLWTRIFHS
- the LOC115295645 gene encoding zinc finger protein 420-like isoform X1, whose protein sequence is MCLRRHLYTYFVSFVSEGQLTFRDVAVEFSQDEWGCLNHSQRELYADVMLETYGHLLSLGLLVSKPDLVIFLEHEKEMRGVKRQETVASHPAISSPCTQSFLPTSCLEHSLQKVSTGQHSALENFHLLIDPVNNGESEGHQTYHDGHIQTETSAHKNNLTVRRGEQYTVFGKTSPFVLAIPVRPCVSVTKNSNQILKHKYLLREKFENQESDLIRVENKYLTQFENGLGLTFHSNVSENHRFITEEESVRWQQREGPLRKRSAQQNYETILNGQRIAVCSESETKFNQGSNIKKCLHIHLPENHFECNKREEVLSQRPKHILQRSAHLGDNPYKYRDCLNALQLSSSVGDHQTTCVGQKPSTCNKSGNTVSQSPRLNIHETISTGEKRYTCKDLGLVFHWHSTLSQHQQMHAGDKSYNECGKTFKDCSSQNTQGQIHIRERLDKCQQCGKTFNRDSYLSRHQSMHIGEKPYQCQECTQAFKGNSNITYHRVDTEEKPYQCREYDKTFLEHSHLSQRLGIHSAEKPYKCEQCGKAFTRHSSLTQHHKIHTGEKPYKCEECGKAFRQQSHLILHLRIHTGEKPYTCEECGKAFSQYSSLTLHLRIHTGEKPYRCQECGKAFSQYSRLTLHLRIHTGEKPYKCEECGKTFINHSSLTRHLIIHTGEKLYKCEHCGKAFTKKSVLTVHHRIHTGEKPYKCEQCDKSFINHSSLTVHLRIHTGEKPYKCQECGKSFINHSGLTVHLRIHTGEKPYKCEQCGKAFTYHSSLTQHHRIHTGEKPYRCEECGKAFSQHSILSVHHRVHTGEKPYKCEECGKAFRLQSHLSQHHRIHTGDKPYRCEQCGKAFYRQSQLIRHHRVHTGEKPYKCQECGMAFSQHSILTNHHRVHTLEKPYKCEQCGKAFRLQSHLSQHLRIHTGEKPYKCQECGKVFIKPSHLNQHLRIHTGVKPYKCQECGKAFPWLSKLNRHHRIHTPSILQGPLEGVECDSGKWRPNGYLKGLFLILQLKLMEYRQFGLYIFWLWEVETLLWTRIFHS
- the LOC115295645 gene encoding zinc finger protein 420-like isoform X6: MCLRRHLYTYFVSFVSEGQLTFRDVAVEFSQDEWGCLNHSQRELYADVMLETYGHLLSLGLLVSKPDLVIFLEHEKEMRGVKRQETVASHPAISSPCTQSFLPTSCLEHSLQKVSTGQHSALENFHLLIDPVNNGESEGHQTYHDGHIQTETSAHKNNLTVRRGEQYTVFGKTSPFVLAIPVRPCVSVTKNSNQILKHKYLLREKFENQESDLIRVENKYLTQFENGLGLTFHSNVSENHRFITEEESVRWQQREGPLRKRSAQQNYETILNGQRIAVCSESETKFNQGSNIKKCLHIHLPENHFECNKREEVLSQRPKHILQRSAHLGDNPYKYRDCLNALQLSSSVGDHQTTCVGQKPSTCNKSGNTVSQSPRLNIHETISTGEKRYTCKDLGLVFHWHSTLSQHQQMHAGDKSYNECGKTFKDCSSQNTQGQIHIRERLDKCQQCGKTFNRDSYLSRHQSMHIGEKPYQCQECTQAFKGNSNITYHRVDTEEKPYQCREYDKTFLEHSHLSQRLGIHSAEKPYKCEQCGKAFTRHSSLTQHHKIHTGEKPYKCEECGKAFRQQSHLILHLRIHTGEKPYTCEECGKAFSQYSSLTLHLRIHTGEKPYRCQECGKAFSQYSRLTLHLRIHTGEKPYKCEECGKTFINHSSLTRHLIIHTGEKLYKCEHCGKAFTKKSVLTVHHRIHTGEKPYKCEQCDKSFINHSSLTVHLRIHTGEKPYKCQECGKSFINHSGLTVHLRIHTGEKPYKCEQCGKAFTYHSSLTQHHRIHTGEKPYRCEECGKAFSQHSILSVHHRVHTGEKPYKCEECGKAFRLQSHLSQHHRIHTGDKPYRCEQCGKAFYRQSQLIRHHRVHTGEKPYKCQECGMAFSQHSILTNHHRVHTLEKPYKCEQCGKAFRLQSHLSQHLRIHTGEKPYKCQECGKVFIKPSHLNQHLRIHTGVKPYKCQECGKAFPWLSKLNRHHRIHTPSILQGPLEGVECDSGKWRPNGYLKMKED